The Humulus lupulus chromosome 3, drHumLupu1.1, whole genome shotgun sequence genome window below encodes:
- the LOC133822997 gene encoding cytochrome P450 CYP749A22-like has protein sequence MMSGGSDLKVLVLGFIFLCLSLALIKILHMPWWAPMRVKHLMGLQGVEGPSYRFIHGSTKEIMSMQKEAMAKPLKELSSVDGSQRQLAVTEPELIKEILSNRQRLSKKQASTVSSRGDVLASSQDEKWAKMRKIANNAFQTEFESDFVA, from the exons atgatgAGTGGAGGGAGTGATCTAAAAGTCCTTGTTTTAGGCTTTATCTTCCTGTGCCTTTCCCTAGCTCTAATCAAGATCTTACACATGCCATGGTGGGCTCCAATGAGAGTAAAACATTTGATGGGTTTACAAGGAGTGGAAGGTCCTTCTTATAGATTCATCCATGGAAGCACCAAAGAGATTATGAGCATGCAAAAAGAAGCCATGGCCAAACCTTT GAAAGAATTATCTTCAGTGGATGGTAGTCAACGTCAATTAGCGGTTACTGAACCAGAGTTAATCAAAGAAATATTGAGTAATAGACAAAGACTATCCAAAAAACAAGCCTCAACTGTTTCATCAAGAGGTGATGTTCTTGCCTCTTCTCAAGATGAGAAGTGGGCAAAAATGCGGAAAATCGCTAATAATGCCTTCCAAACAGAGTTTGAAAGTGACTTTGTTGCCTAA